From Cataglyphis hispanica isolate Lineage 1 chromosome 3, ULB_Chis1_1.0, whole genome shotgun sequence, a single genomic window includes:
- the LOC126848247 gene encoding LOW QUALITY PROTEIN: uncharacterized protein LOC126848247 (The sequence of the model RefSeq protein was modified relative to this genomic sequence to represent the inferred CDS: inserted 2 bases in 1 codon) — protein MSQPTLNSSLSGINFFSMNRGVGVGRLSYTSLRAASGDNSINEEERLSTPNVHVLGGSPRGSLTMERSSSRLSQPDVRRFALRQDKRERLSQPTLVTGDYYPGRGQQRLSQPCLSSGYREISGIGVVPSPSPPPFPLKHKRFVPPVLQASQRDRLSQLDIGAKYRNIKDLGGGGAAQVKFNRDRFSIPELETQNDLRLIAGTPKQRFSLDSQLTKQRFSLDSQDSCKSRLLPIASSPIFEHQQMKTEDLTGITSDRLKSPTCEGLQSVIVASTSPIFPPGERRFLAPDFPFAGRKMSTSPSPPKAGEIAKTVRASGKPPPIPVXERMSVPEIRNSSLRRLLDPPVRQRHSIAGNLRQSLLSPVKLPEFATGGRKSPRYSIDDALEKLKRIEKEENRRNQETSEEKGQEGKEQDQQQQEQQQEPKHIQRHYSYTYETSGSDESGSVSTLGKMSVGGTPKRKYLESNFDENEQVITTVIETEVPMILPSTPGKYAKKVQAYSSETPKWIRKYLENESPKIGRRTSTSAKDQIARTNRRNSRRKSSLESIETVTKKPEEKIRSKSASCEERSIKSVVEQPLSGVKETYVRIVPSNNAQEENRYEVGVESTATSWTKTDGRGLYGDDTDTDDSTSI, from the exons ATGTCGCAGCCGACCCTCAACTCCAGTCTAAGCGGTATCAACTTCTTTAGCATGAATCGTGGTGTTGGTGTCGGTCGTCTGTCATACACCAGTCTGCGGGCCGCCTCGGGCGACAATAGCATCAACGAGGAGGAAAGGCTCTCGACGCCGAACGTGCATGTCCTGGGCGGCAGCCCACGTGGCAGTCTAACAATGGAGAGGAGCTCGTCGCGACTCTCGCAGCCGGATGTACGCAGATTCGCACTGCGGCAGGACAAGCGCGAACGACTGTCACAGCCCACCCTAGTCACTGGCGACTATTATCCCGGCCGAGGACAGCAACGGCTGTCCCAACCATGTCTCAGCAGCGGTTACCGCGAGATCAGCGGTATCGGCGTCGTGCCCTCCCCATCGCCGCCGCCTTTCCCTCTCAAACACAAGAGATTCGTGCCTCCCGTTCTGCAAGCGAGTCAACGTGACCGTCTGTCTCAGCTAGATATCGGTGCCAAATATCGGAACATCAAGGACCTGGGCGGTGGCGGAGCTGCGCAAGTCAAGTTCAATCGCGATCGGTTCTCGATACCAGAGCTGGAGACACAGAACGATCTGCGATTGATCGCCGGCACGCCTAAGCAACGCTTCAGTCTAGACAGTCAGCTGACAAAGCAGCGCTTTAGCCTGGACAGCCAGGATAGCTGTAAGTCGCGACTGCTACCAATCGCGAGCTCGCCGATCTTCGAGCATCAACAGATGAAGACAGAGGATCTAACCGGAATAACGTCCGATAGGCTCAAGAGTCCCACTTGCGAAGGCCTGCAGAGCGTGATTGTAGCGAGCACCTCGCCGATCTTCCCACCCGGCGAGAGACGATTTCTCGCGCCGGATTTCCCGTTTGCTGGCAGAAAGATGTCGACGTCGCCATCGCCACCAAAGGCTGGGGAGATCGCAAAGACTGTGCGCGCGTCCGGCAAACCGCCGCCAATTCCGGT CGAGAGGATGTCGGTGCCGGAGATTAGAAATTCGAGTTTGCGCCGATTATTGGACCCACCTGTCCGGCAGCGGCATAGCATCGCCGGCAACCTGCGACAGTCGCTGTTATCACCAGTGAAATTACCCGAGTTCGCCACCGGCGGCAGAAAATCACCACGATATTCGATCGACGATGCGCTGGAAAAGTTGAAGAGGATCGAGAAGGAAGAGAATCGACGGAATCAAGAGACAAGCGAGGAGAAGGGGCAGGAAGGCAAAGAGCAGGATCAACAGCAGCAAGAACAGCAGCAGGAACCAAAACACATCCAACGACACTATTCGTACACGTACGAGACTTCCGGTAGTGATGAAAGCGGCAGTGTCTCGACCCTCGGCAAGATGAGCGTGGGCGGTACGCCGAAGCGTAAATATCTGGAGAGTAACTTCGACGAGAACGAGCAGGTGATCACGACAGTGATCGAGACGGAAGTTCCGATGATCCTGCCAAGCACGCCTGGCAAGTACGCGAAGAAGGTTCAGGCATACTCGAGCGAGACACCCAAATGGATTCGTAAATATCTGGAGAACGAGAGCCCAAAGATAGGTCGAAGGACCTCCACCAGTGCCAAGGACCAGATCGCCAGAACAAATCGCAGGAACAGCCGCAGGAAGAGTTCGCTGGAATCAATCGAGACGGTGACGAAGAAGCCCGAGGAAAAAATCCGCTCCAAGTCCGCCAGCTGCGAGGAAAGAAGCATCAAGAGCGTCGTGGAGCAACCCTTAAGTGGTGTGAAAGAAACTTACGTGAGAATCGTGCCGTCCAACAACGCCCAAGAGGAGAATAGGTACGAAGTTGGTGTAGAGTCTACTGCGACCTCCTGGACAAAGACCGATGGTCGAGGTCTTTATGGCGACGACACCGACACGGACGATTCCACATCGATCTAA
- the LOC126848233 gene encoding ankyrin repeat and zinc finger domain-containing protein 1-like isoform X2, producing MKRKKKTTNEVGVPDSEQELSHLVVSDSLCCSHCNAEFEDKPQQRLHYKLDWHRYNLKQNLNGLKSISEDSFNRMVGEGDMSSLSGSEVESENEDEAGTSETRVSSNEQIKNEPTNKNGSAGINRSRKMSERRGRMIESDISDTECEEMSKERKLQVVASRHTKVFFENDDGNIFSIYRCLLHHKKDIPEKDSEMIIQALDSGKTSKWTVIMVGGGHFAAAVFQNGEPIVHKTFHSYTVRAKQGFAQSSRTNGNHAKSAGASLRRYNEASLIQHVQEILESWSTHINNSSAVLYRAVGPHNRMVLFGGKNPPLDKNNFRIRPLPFPTRRATFREVKRVYDIVSTMEIYGSAADFTDCFPNSPRQPIRKKISKPEIMSEIPEGDVVAECNSNIGSTNSPQENDKFKTPIQSTPEKQHRNSRHIDRAKPRKSPNRPLPDIIVRLAQSSSESELDAQLPLDVPLIEQIVEVDFSESLQPFQDTVPKYMKNKKANRQKKKVKKDAQIINEVLLNARTKLWTACKQGDNDLLSSVINDLLTKVKECEEEQNKKDVAINCMTSNDTSINKDDITKLVNDANEDGNTMLHLAALGGHCEQVWLLLKIGSDPCNKNKKLQTPYAAANDKKTRNTFRRFMEINPDKFNYQKSQIPGPLSDEIEQAEVEKKRQQRKLKRFKDKIKRKEFELKKQEENEKQRFLNLSDKEKRALVVQNRMLSEGYTVISRCFQCAIDMTNKEPFEYNANRFCSMPCLKEHRLHNKYVI from the exons atgaagagaaagaaaaaaacaacaaacgAAGTGGGAG TGCCTGACAGTGAACAAGAATTGAGTCATTTAGTAGTGTCTGACTCTTTGTGCTGTTCTCATTGTAATGCTGAGTTTGAAGATAAACCACAACAGAGACTACACTATAAATTGGATTGGCATCGTTATAATCTTAAACAAAATCTGAATGGCTTAAAGTCGATTAGTGAGGATAGCTTTAATAGGATGGTTGGTGAAG GTGATATGTCTAGTCTCTCTGGTAGTGAGGTGGAATCCGAAAACGAGGACGAGGCTGGTACTTCAGAGACTAGGGTTTCATCAAATGAGCAAATCAAGAACGAGCCTACAAATAAGAACGGTTCTGCGGGTATCAACAGATCTAGAAAAATGTCGGAAAGACGCGGGAGGATGATTGAATCGGATATTTCGGACACCGAGTGTGAGGAAATGTCTAAGGAACGAAAGTTGCAGGTCGTTGCCAGTCGTCATACCAAAGTTTTCTTCGAGAATGATGATGGCAATATATTTAGCATCTATCGATGCCTGCTGCATCACAAGAAG GACATTCCTGAGAAAGACAGTGAGATGATCATTCAGGCACTGGACAGTGGAAAGACATCCAAATGGACAGTTATCATGGTCGGCGGTGGACATTTTGCTGCGGCTGTATTTCAAA ATGGTGAGCCGATTGTGCATAAGACTTTCCATTCTTATACCGTGCGAGCGAAACAAGGCTTTGCTCAAAGTTCTCGCACAAACGGTAATCACGCAAAGAGTGCTGGCGCCAGTTTGCGAAGATATAATGAGGCATCGCTTATTCAG caTGTGCAAGAGATACTGGAATCATGGTCGACGCATATCAACAATTCGTCGGCTGTTTTGTACCGAGCAGTTGGACCGCACAATCGCATGGTCCTTTTTGGCGGCAAGAATCCTCCCTTAGATAAGAACAATTTTAGAATAAGACCATTGCCATTTCCCACACGTAGAGCCACATTTAGAGAAGTCAAGAGGGTATATGATATAGTGAGCACCATGGAGATTTATg GCTCAGCAGCGGATTTTACCGACTGTTTTCCCAACTCTCCGCGACAACCCATACGTAAGAAAATTTCGAAACCTGAAATAATGAGCGAAATACCAGAAGGAGATGTTGTTGCCGAATGTAATTCTAACATAGGTAGTACCAATAGTCCCCAAGAGAACGATAAGTTTAAAACACCCATACAGTCTACACCGGAAAAGCAGCATCGGAATTCCCGTCACATAGATAGAGCGAAACCGAGGAAAAGTCCGAATCGGCCGCTACcag atattattgttAGATTAGCTCAATCGTCCTCTGAATCGGAATTAGATGCGCAACTTCCACTGGACGTTCCTTTAATTGAACAAATTGTCGAAGTAGATTTTTCAGAGAGTTTGCAACCTTTTCAAGATACTGTACCAAAATACATGAAGAACAAGAAAGCTAATCGGCAGaagaaaaaagtgaaaaaggaTG cccAGATAATCAATGAAGTACTGTTGAATGCTAGAACCAAGCTATGGACTGCATGTAAGCAAGGCGATAACGATTTATTATCCTCAGTCATTAATGATCTATTAACCAAAGTTAAAGAGTGCGAGGAGgaacagaataaaaaagatgttgCAATCAATTGTATGACGTCTAATGATACTTCTATAAACAAGGATGACATAACGAAATTGGTTAATGATGCCAATGAGGATGGTAATACAATGTTGCATTTAGCGGCACTTGGTGGGCACTGTGAACAAGTATG gttgttgttaaaaatcggATCCGATCCCTGCAATAAGAATAAGAAGCTACAAACACCTTATGCCGCTGCTAATGATAAAAAGACTAGAAATACGTTTAGAAGATTTATGGAAATTAATCCGGACaagtttaattatcaaaag TCTCAAATACCTGGGCCACTTAGCGATGAGATAGAGCAAGCAGAAGTGGAAAAGAAGAGGCAGCAACGGAAATTGAAACGATTCAAGGACAAAATAAAGAGGAAGGAATTCGAACTAAAAAAACAGGAGGAAAACGAAAAGCAGAGATTTCTTAATCTCAGCGACAAAGAAAAg AGAGCATTAGTTGTGCAGAATCGGATGTTAAGCGAAGGATATACTGTAATCTCGCGGTGCTTCCAATGTGCCATTGATATGACAAACAAGGAGCCTTTTGAGTACAACGCCAATCGCTTTTGCTCAATGCCGTGTCTCAAGGAGCACCGTCTtcacaataaatatgttatctgA
- the LOC126848233 gene encoding ankyrin repeat and zinc finger domain-containing protein 1-like isoform X1 yields MANEAPPHWAKEGKEIDHQICKIHNPDDFKRITKGIKVARCMQSPSPYVPDSEQELSHLVVSDSLCCSHCNAEFEDKPQQRLHYKLDWHRYNLKQNLNGLKSISEDSFNRMVGEGDMSSLSGSEVESENEDEAGTSETRVSSNEQIKNEPTNKNGSAGINRSRKMSERRGRMIESDISDTECEEMSKERKLQVVASRHTKVFFENDDGNIFSIYRCLLHHKKDIPEKDSEMIIQALDSGKTSKWTVIMVGGGHFAAAVFQNGEPIVHKTFHSYTVRAKQGFAQSSRTNGNHAKSAGASLRRYNEASLIQHVQEILESWSTHINNSSAVLYRAVGPHNRMVLFGGKNPPLDKNNFRIRPLPFPTRRATFREVKRVYDIVSTMEIYGSAADFTDCFPNSPRQPIRKKISKPEIMSEIPEGDVVAECNSNIGSTNSPQENDKFKTPIQSTPEKQHRNSRHIDRAKPRKSPNRPLPDIIVRLAQSSSESELDAQLPLDVPLIEQIVEVDFSESLQPFQDTVPKYMKNKKANRQKKKVKKDAQIINEVLLNARTKLWTACKQGDNDLLSSVINDLLTKVKECEEEQNKKDVAINCMTSNDTSINKDDITKLVNDANEDGNTMLHLAALGGHCEQVWLLLKIGSDPCNKNKKLQTPYAAANDKKTRNTFRRFMEINPDKFNYQKSQIPGPLSDEIEQAEVEKKRQQRKLKRFKDKIKRKEFELKKQEENEKQRFLNLSDKEKRALVVQNRMLSEGYTVISRCFQCAIDMTNKEPFEYNANRFCSMPCLKEHRLHNKYVI; encoded by the exons ATGGCGAACGAGGCTCCTCCGCACTGGGCGAAGGAAGGGAAAGAAATTGATCATCAAATCTGCAAGATACACAATCCGGACGACTTCAAACGTATCACCAAGGGGATTAAAGTTGCGCGATGCATGCAATCGCCGTCTCCCTACG TGCCTGACAGTGAACAAGAATTGAGTCATTTAGTAGTGTCTGACTCTTTGTGCTGTTCTCATTGTAATGCTGAGTTTGAAGATAAACCACAACAGAGACTACACTATAAATTGGATTGGCATCGTTATAATCTTAAACAAAATCTGAATGGCTTAAAGTCGATTAGTGAGGATAGCTTTAATAGGATGGTTGGTGAAG GTGATATGTCTAGTCTCTCTGGTAGTGAGGTGGAATCCGAAAACGAGGACGAGGCTGGTACTTCAGAGACTAGGGTTTCATCAAATGAGCAAATCAAGAACGAGCCTACAAATAAGAACGGTTCTGCGGGTATCAACAGATCTAGAAAAATGTCGGAAAGACGCGGGAGGATGATTGAATCGGATATTTCGGACACCGAGTGTGAGGAAATGTCTAAGGAACGAAAGTTGCAGGTCGTTGCCAGTCGTCATACCAAAGTTTTCTTCGAGAATGATGATGGCAATATATTTAGCATCTATCGATGCCTGCTGCATCACAAGAAG GACATTCCTGAGAAAGACAGTGAGATGATCATTCAGGCACTGGACAGTGGAAAGACATCCAAATGGACAGTTATCATGGTCGGCGGTGGACATTTTGCTGCGGCTGTATTTCAAA ATGGTGAGCCGATTGTGCATAAGACTTTCCATTCTTATACCGTGCGAGCGAAACAAGGCTTTGCTCAAAGTTCTCGCACAAACGGTAATCACGCAAAGAGTGCTGGCGCCAGTTTGCGAAGATATAATGAGGCATCGCTTATTCAG caTGTGCAAGAGATACTGGAATCATGGTCGACGCATATCAACAATTCGTCGGCTGTTTTGTACCGAGCAGTTGGACCGCACAATCGCATGGTCCTTTTTGGCGGCAAGAATCCTCCCTTAGATAAGAACAATTTTAGAATAAGACCATTGCCATTTCCCACACGTAGAGCCACATTTAGAGAAGTCAAGAGGGTATATGATATAGTGAGCACCATGGAGATTTATg GCTCAGCAGCGGATTTTACCGACTGTTTTCCCAACTCTCCGCGACAACCCATACGTAAGAAAATTTCGAAACCTGAAATAATGAGCGAAATACCAGAAGGAGATGTTGTTGCCGAATGTAATTCTAACATAGGTAGTACCAATAGTCCCCAAGAGAACGATAAGTTTAAAACACCCATACAGTCTACACCGGAAAAGCAGCATCGGAATTCCCGTCACATAGATAGAGCGAAACCGAGGAAAAGTCCGAATCGGCCGCTACcag atattattgttAGATTAGCTCAATCGTCCTCTGAATCGGAATTAGATGCGCAACTTCCACTGGACGTTCCTTTAATTGAACAAATTGTCGAAGTAGATTTTTCAGAGAGTTTGCAACCTTTTCAAGATACTGTACCAAAATACATGAAGAACAAGAAAGCTAATCGGCAGaagaaaaaagtgaaaaaggaTG cccAGATAATCAATGAAGTACTGTTGAATGCTAGAACCAAGCTATGGACTGCATGTAAGCAAGGCGATAACGATTTATTATCCTCAGTCATTAATGATCTATTAACCAAAGTTAAAGAGTGCGAGGAGgaacagaataaaaaagatgttgCAATCAATTGTATGACGTCTAATGATACTTCTATAAACAAGGATGACATAACGAAATTGGTTAATGATGCCAATGAGGATGGTAATACAATGTTGCATTTAGCGGCACTTGGTGGGCACTGTGAACAAGTATG gttgttgttaaaaatcggATCCGATCCCTGCAATAAGAATAAGAAGCTACAAACACCTTATGCCGCTGCTAATGATAAAAAGACTAGAAATACGTTTAGAAGATTTATGGAAATTAATCCGGACaagtttaattatcaaaag TCTCAAATACCTGGGCCACTTAGCGATGAGATAGAGCAAGCAGAAGTGGAAAAGAAGAGGCAGCAACGGAAATTGAAACGATTCAAGGACAAAATAAAGAGGAAGGAATTCGAACTAAAAAAACAGGAGGAAAACGAAAAGCAGAGATTTCTTAATCTCAGCGACAAAGAAAAg AGAGCATTAGTTGTGCAGAATCGGATGTTAAGCGAAGGATATACTGTAATCTCGCGGTGCTTCCAATGTGCCATTGATATGACAAACAAGGAGCCTTTTGAGTACAACGCCAATCGCTTTTGCTCAATGCCGTGTCTCAAGGAGCACCGTCTtcacaataaatatgttatctgA
- the LOC126848258 gene encoding uncharacterized protein LOC126848258 — MFIRQAIEYIPDTRKKWSLRATHARSRTSGLIIHLYFWKRHNNTRLVISGDRVGAVALCVRVPHVRPMSTRTAMMTTTLLERKSDSMLLTNGNSNRVGDEIRKEEPARFWTKIRLNEWTFSLSLLGLSLSIVIGKLYANYGKCLSWEIDDRYSLPSITTFVQMYDTIPNVSVLSKFDMKQLPADSERFFNTGHQYAGAAINMLVIFYEKYDWLLKAAMSGLMITSFSWFILYKDSSIPGVDPPSPFSPSRQRIHNDSRIQINYLVGALNGILFFIYMCL; from the exons ATGTTTATAAGACAAGCCATAGAGTACATTCCTGATACGCGGAAGAAGTGGTCCCTGCGGGCCACGCATGCGCGTTCGCGTACGTCAGGTCTTATTATTCACCTTTATTTTTGGAAGCGGCACAACAACACACGACTTGTCATTTCTGGGGATCGCGTTGGTGCGGTAGCATTGTGTGTGCGTGTCCCGCACGTTCGACCGATGTCGACGCGGACAGCAATGATGACGACGACGTTGCTGGAGCGGAAGAGCGACTCGATGCTGCTGACGAACGGTAACAGTAATCGCGTCGGAGATGAGATTCGAAAAGAGGAACCGGCAAGGTTCTGGACGAAGATCCGCCTGAACGAGTGGACATTCAGCCTGTCACTTTTAGGGCTATCACTCTCAATTGTTATAGGAAAATTGTACGCAAATTACG GAAAGTGTTTGTCATGGGAAATCGACGATCGATACTCTCTACCGTCAATAACAACGTTCGTTCAAATGTACGATACGATACCGAATGTATccgttttatcgaaatttgaCATGAAACAATTACCAGCGGACAGCGAAAGATTCTTCAATACGGGTCATCAGTATGCTGGAGCAGCTATAAATATGCTGgtcatattttacgaaaaatacgATTGGCTGCTCAAAGCGGCGATGAGTGGACTTATGATAACAAGTTTCTCTTGGTTCATCCTTTATAAAGACAGCAGTATACCCGGTGTCGATCCACCGTCTCCCTTCAGTCCTTCCAGGCAGAG aATACACAATGATTCAAGGATACAGATAAACTATTTAGTTGGTGCATTaaatggaatattatttttcatctacATGTGTCTTTAA